CAGGCACACCGATGCCAAGTTTTTTGGGTTATATGATAAAATATTCCATACCTATGCTGGTGCCGGTTTTTATTTTAGTAACCTATATTTTCTTTATCTGAGAGGAGATACCCATGAAAATAGAAAAGATTCTCTTTACAACAAAGTTCAGAGAACTTACATTTAACGCCCTTGAATCCCTTTTTGTGCTTAAAGATGCAGACCTGAAAGAGGTAGTTCTGAGTTATATCATCCCGAGGGAAGATGTGGCATTTGTCCCCTATGGAGGCTACCTGAAGAAGGAAGAGGAGAGACTCAGGGAGGAGACAAGGATGAAGTTTGAAGATTGGCAGAAGGCACTATCAGAGAAAGGCGTAGATAGTAAGATTATAATAGAGGTTGGAGAACCTGTACCCAAGATTCTTTCGATTGCAGAGAGAGAAAAAGTTGACCTTATTGTCGCAGGTAGAAAGAAAAGGACGGTAGAAAAGCTTCATCTCGGTTCCTGTACGCTCGAAATCCTCCGTCGTAGTCCTATTCCAGTCCTCGTTAATAAATATATGGTTCAGTTTGAATGGGCTGGTGAGATAGTTACCCGAATAAATGACCGCATTTTCGATAAGCCTTTGATAGCAACTGATTGGTCTGAACCATCAAATAGGGCTTTCGATTTACTGTTATCCCTTAAAAATGTAGTTAAAGAGGCTGCTATCTGCCATGTGATTGGTGAAAAGATTTTAAAGGGTAAAGATAAATCAGAATTATATCGTCTCGAGAATGAAAATACCGAGAGGCTGGAAAGATACTGTAAGATCTTAAGAAATGCAGGGATTAAAGCAGAATTTCATCTGTCATCTGGTGACACGACTTCTGAAATCCTGCGTATCGCAAGGGAATTGAGAGCAAGTATGATAATAGTTGGAACAACAGGAAAAGATCGACTCCATGAACTACTGCCTGGTAGTGTTTCACATCGCATAGCAGATATATCAGAGCTTCCAACTCTACTTGTGCCATAGAACCTTTCTATGGTAGACTTAGATTATGAAGGATAAGTTTGCTCGACTTAAAGGGATGTTATCAGAGATGGGCAGTGTGCTCATCGCATACTCTGGTGGTGTGGATAGCACATTTCTCCTGAAGGTTTCCCATGATGTTCTTGGCGATAGGGTTCTTGCAGTGACTGCAATCTCTGAGACATACCCTGAAGGTGAAATTCAAAGGGCAGTAAGGGTAGCCACAGGCTTTGGTATCAGGCACAGGATTATAGAAACAGAGGAACTTTCAAACGAGTCTTTCTCGAGTAATCCTCCCGAGCGCTGTTATTATTGTAAGGGAGAACTCTTTACCAGACTCATTGATATAGCAAGACAGGAAGGTATCGCATTTGTAATAGATGGTTCTAATCATGACGATACAGGTGATTTTCGTCCTGGCATGCAGGCTGCGAAGGATCTCGGCATAAGAAGTCCTTTAAAAGAGGTTGGGCTTACAAAAGAAGAGATAAGGGTACTTTCAGCGGAGATGGAGATTGAAACATGGGATGCCCCTTCATCTGCCTGTCTTTCATCCCGTTTTCCATACGGTATGAGCATTACAAAAGAGGCTCTCAAAAAGGTGGGGGCTGCAGAATCTGCAATGAGACGACTCGGGTTCATTCAGTTCAGGGTTAGGCATTACGGAGATATTGCACGGATAGAGGTAGAAAAGAGTGAGATACCAAAATTTGCTGATGAAGACCTCAGAAAGGAAGTAGTCTCTGCTATTAAATCTGCCGGGTATACTTATATCTGTCTTGATCTTGAGGGGTATAGAACAGGTAGTATGAATGAAGTTCTGAAGACTAAAAGAGTGAATTGCTAATGTAAAATTATTTTCACTTGCATTAGGGAGGTCTTTATGATATTTTTAATAAAAGAGTGGGTATTCCCACTCTTTTATTTTTAATGAAAATGATGACTGAAGGCACAAACGAAGCTATCATCAATAGAGTTGGTAACATTATTACCCCGATACTCGACGGTATGGGGATAGAGCTTGTTGAGATTGTATGCCAGAGAGCTAAGAGAAGATGGCTTCTGAGGATATTTATAGATAAAGAAGGCGGTGTTACCATAGATGATTGTGAACAGGTAAGCAGGGAGGTGGGTGCTATCCTTGATGTGGAAGACATTATACCTGCATCATATATACTTGAGGTATCCTCTCCTGGGCTCGATAGGGCTTTGAAAAAAGCAAAGGACTATAAGAGATATATGGGAAGACTTGTTCGGATAACCACAAGTATCCCTGTAGAACAACAAAGGTTCTTCGTAGGAAGGATAACAGCAGTCGAAGGCGATGAAATAATAATCGATACGGGTAAGCAGACAATTAAGATACCTTTTAATATAATCAAAAGGGGGAGTCTTGAGGTAGAATTCGGAGGTATCCGATAGATGAATCGTGAACTAATCAATGTTATCGAGCAGATAGCAAAAGAGAGAGGGATATCCAAAGAGACCCTTATATCTACCCTTGAGTCTGCACTCCTTTCTGCAGCTAAAAAAAGATATGGCTCAATACAGGATATGGAAATAACAATAGACCCAAAGACTGGAGCTATTGATGCCAGAAAGATAATAGATGGAGAACCAGTTCCTAATGTTGATTTAAAGGATCTGGGGAGGATAGCTGCACAGACAGCCAAACAGGTTATAATACAGAAGGTAAAAGAGGCTGAGCGTGCGGTTATCTACAATGAGTTTAAAGACAAGGTCGGGCAGGTTATAAACTGTGTGGTTCTAAGGCAGGAAAGGGGGAGTTATATTGTTGACCTCGGTACAACAGAAGGGATACTCCCACAGAGGGAACAGATGCCAAGAGAGGTATATAAGCGAAGTGATAGGTTCAGGGCATACATCATTGATGTTAAGACATCTTCAAAAGGACCACAGATAGTCCTTTCAAGGACACATCCCTCTTTTGTTGCAAAACTCTTTGAGATGGAAGTCCCTGAGATATATGAAGGGATTGTTGAGATAAAAGGTGTAGTTCGTGAAGCCGGAGATAGAACAAAGATAGCAGTCTATTCTAAAGACCCATCTGTGGATCCTGTAGGGGCATGTGTAGGAATGAAAGGGTCACGTGTGCAGGCAATAGTAAGGGAATTAAAAGGAGAAAAGATAGATATTATTCCATGGATAGATGACCCAAACATACTTATAGCAAAGGCGCTGAGCCCTGCTGTTGTCGAAAAGGTTGGTATAAATGAAGAGGAAAAATCTGCCCTTGTTGTTGTTTCAGACCAGCAACTCTCTCTGGCAATAGGGAAGAAGGGGCAGAATGTCAGGCTGGCTGTAAGACTTACAGGATGGGACATAGATATAATGAGTGAGTCAGAATATGAAAAAGTAAGGAAAGATGAATTAGATAAAGAGGTATCTGCTGCGATTTCAGAGGAGAGTGTTGACGCAGAATAAAAGATACAGACCCATCTACCATGATCTCCAGACACCGATTCAGTATGCACGAGGCGTAGGACCGAAGAGATCTATCCTGTTGAACAGGCTCGGTATAAAAACCATCAAGGATGCATTAGACTATCTTCCATGGCGATATGAGGATAGACGGATGCTAAAAAACATTGCATCACTGCAGTGGGGTTCAAAAGAAACTGTATCAGGGATAATAAAGTCGGCAAATCTAATTATCACGCCAAGGAGAGGATTCAAAATCTTTGAGGTTATCATAACAGATGGGACAGGAGTTCTCAGGGCAAAGTGGTTCAACCAACCTTTTCTCAAGAAGGTTCTCACCACAGGCTCACGGGTAATACTCACAGGTGTTGTCAGAGGTTATGGCGGTGGAGTTCAGGGCTTTCCCCATAGGGGAGAGGCTGGTGAAAGGGGATTATTTATTTTTTATGAAATGGATAATCCTGAATATGAGATTATCGAAGGAGACGATGACATACTCATACATACAGGGAGGATTGTGCCTGTATACCGTGTTACAGAAGGGCTTTCGGTAAGACATCTCCGTTCAATAATGAGAGGGATAGTAATGCTCTATGCCAGCCACCTACCAGAACATCTCCCTGATTATATAAGGAAAAAGTATAATCTTCCGATTCTTTCTGAGGCTTTCAGAGAGGTTCATTTTCCGGAACATGAATTGGATATAAATCTGTTGAACAACAGTGCCACAATGGCGCACAAAAGGCTTATATTCGATGAACTTTTCCTCCTTGAACTTGGACTCGCACTAAAAAAGAAGAAGACGAGCATTGAAGAAAAAGGTATAAGATTCGATATACAGGAAAGACTGACTAAAGGATTTATTGAACATCTGCCATTCAAACTCACCGATGCACAGCAGAAGGTATATGAAGATATTAAGAAAGATATGTCATCACCTCATCCTATGAACAGGCTTATCCAGGGTGATGTGGGTTGTGGCAAAACGGTCATTGCATTTCTCTCAATGCTAATAGCTGTAGAGAATGGTTATCAATCAGCATTGATGTCACCTACAGAGATACTTGCGGAACAGCACCTCTTTAACTTAAAGAAGTGGCTCAGAGACCTCGGAATCAATGCGGTCTTACTTACAAGTGCCCTGAAAGGCAAAGAAAGGGAAATGGCATTAAGAGATATTCAAGACAGTAAGACGGACATTATCATAGGGACTCATGCCCTTATACAAGAAGGGGTGGTATTTAAGAGGCTCGGTATAGCCATTATAGATGAACAGCATAGATTTGGAGTCATGCAGAGGGCCACACTGAGGAAAAAAGGGCTAAATCCAGATGTTATTGTGATGACTGCGACCCCTATTCCACGAACACTGGCACTTACCCTCTATGGCGATCTGGATATATCGGTGATAGATGAACTCCCTCCAGGAAGAAAGAATGTAATAACAAAGTTCTTCTACGAAAATCAGCGCAAGTTTGTTTACAAACTGTTAGAAGAAGAACTAAATAAAGGAAGACAGGCATATGTGGTTTATCCGATAATAGAGGAGTCTGAGAAGGTAGACCTCAAGGCGGCAACAGAGATGGCAGAACATCTGGCGAGAGATGTCTTTCCTTCAAAAAGGGTTCAGTTACTTCATGGCAGGATGCGGTCTGATGAAAAGGAATCTATTATGAATTCTTTCAAAATGGACGAGATAGAGATTCTTGCGACCACGACAGTCATAGAAGTAGGTGTGGATGTGCCCAATGCATCTGTCATGTTAATAGAACACGCAGAACGTTTCGGTCTGGCTCAATTACATCAACTCAGAGGGAGGGTTGGAAGGGGTGATTACCAGTCTTACTGTTTTTTGATGGCATCACCACCACTCTCAGAAGACACTAAGAGAAGACTTAAAGTAATGACAATGACCAATGATGGGTTCAAGATTGCAGAAGAGGACCTCTCGATAAGGGGTCCAGGAGAATTCTTCGGGACTAAACAATCAGGACTACCTGATTTAAGGTTCGCAAGCATTGTAAGAGATGTCAGGATACTTGAGGATGCCCGAAGAGAGGCATTCAGGCTTGCCGAAGAAGACGCCGATTTTAAAAATCTACTCCATAAGGGAATAAAGGAGGCACTGCAAAAGAAGTGGGAAGGAAGGTTAGAACTTATCAAGATAAGTTAATATTAGACTTTTCTTTCATACCCTGATATACTTGTT
The Nitrospirota bacterium DNA segment above includes these coding regions:
- a CDS encoding universal stress protein, which produces MKIEKILFTTKFRELTFNALESLFVLKDADLKEVVLSYIIPREDVAFVPYGGYLKKEEERLREETRMKFEDWQKALSEKGVDSKIIIEVGEPVPKILSIAEREKVDLIVAGRKKRTVEKLHLGSCTLEILRRSPIPVLVNKYMVQFEWAGEIVTRINDRIFDKPLIATDWSEPSNRAFDLLLSLKNVVKEAAICHVIGEKILKGKDKSELYRLENENTERLERYCKILRNAGIKAEFHLSSGDTTSEILRIARELRASMIIVGTTGKDRLHELLPGSVSHRIADISELPTLLVP
- the rimP gene encoding ribosome maturation factor RimP — translated: MKMMTEGTNEAIINRVGNIITPILDGMGIELVEIVCQRAKRRWLLRIFIDKEGGVTIDDCEQVSREVGAILDVEDIIPASYILEVSSPGLDRALKKAKDYKRYMGRLVRITTSIPVEQQRFFVGRITAVEGDEIIIDTGKQTIKIPFNIIKRGSLEVEFGGIR
- the larE gene encoding ATP-dependent sacrificial sulfur transferase LarE translates to MKDKFARLKGMLSEMGSVLIAYSGGVDSTFLLKVSHDVLGDRVLAVTAISETYPEGEIQRAVRVATGFGIRHRIIETEELSNESFSSNPPERCYYCKGELFTRLIDIARQEGIAFVIDGSNHDDTGDFRPGMQAAKDLGIRSPLKEVGLTKEEIRVLSAEMEIETWDAPSSACLSSRFPYGMSITKEALKKVGAAESAMRRLGFIQFRVRHYGDIARIEVEKSEIPKFADEDLRKEVVSAIKSAGYTYICLDLEGYRTGSMNEVLKTKRVNC
- the recG gene encoding ATP-dependent DNA helicase RecG, with the translated sequence MLTQNKRYRPIYHDLQTPIQYARGVGPKRSILLNRLGIKTIKDALDYLPWRYEDRRMLKNIASLQWGSKETVSGIIKSANLIITPRRGFKIFEVIITDGTGVLRAKWFNQPFLKKVLTTGSRVILTGVVRGYGGGVQGFPHRGEAGERGLFIFYEMDNPEYEIIEGDDDILIHTGRIVPVYRVTEGLSVRHLRSIMRGIVMLYASHLPEHLPDYIRKKYNLPILSEAFREVHFPEHELDINLLNNSATMAHKRLIFDELFLLELGLALKKKKTSIEEKGIRFDIQERLTKGFIEHLPFKLTDAQQKVYEDIKKDMSSPHPMNRLIQGDVGCGKTVIAFLSMLIAVENGYQSALMSPTEILAEQHLFNLKKWLRDLGINAVLLTSALKGKEREMALRDIQDSKTDIIIGTHALIQEGVVFKRLGIAIIDEQHRFGVMQRATLRKKGLNPDVIVMTATPIPRTLALTLYGDLDISVIDELPPGRKNVITKFFYENQRKFVYKLLEEELNKGRQAYVVYPIIEESEKVDLKAATEMAEHLARDVFPSKRVQLLHGRMRSDEKESIMNSFKMDEIEILATTTVIEVGVDVPNASVMLIEHAERFGLAQLHQLRGRVGRGDYQSYCFLMASPPLSEDTKRRLKVMTMTNDGFKIAEEDLSIRGPGEFFGTKQSGLPDLRFASIVRDVRILEDARREAFRLAEEDADFKNLLHKGIKEALQKKWEGRLELIKIS
- the nusA gene encoding transcription termination factor NusA, coding for MNRELINVIEQIAKERGISKETLISTLESALLSAAKKRYGSIQDMEITIDPKTGAIDARKIIDGEPVPNVDLKDLGRIAAQTAKQVIIQKVKEAERAVIYNEFKDKVGQVINCVVLRQERGSYIVDLGTTEGILPQREQMPREVYKRSDRFRAYIIDVKTSSKGPQIVLSRTHPSFVAKLFEMEVPEIYEGIVEIKGVVREAGDRTKIAVYSKDPSVDPVGACVGMKGSRVQAIVRELKGEKIDIIPWIDDPNILIAKALSPAVVEKVGINEEEKSALVVVSDQQLSLAIGKKGQNVRLAVRLTGWDIDIMSESEYEKVRKDELDKEVSAAISEESVDAE